Proteins encoded within one genomic window of Acidimicrobiia bacterium:
- the rplD gene encoding 50S ribosomal protein L4, which yields MADLKAPLFNADGASIGEVSLDATVFGLEPNIPVMHQVVTAQMAGARSGTASTRTRAEVRGGGKKPWRQKGLGRARHGSIRAPQWTGGGVAFGPKPRDYSQRTPKKMKRLALRGALSARASESEVKVIDSFDWTVPKTKQAKSLLGAIEAGRKILVVVGAGDGIAERSFRNLPNVMTCNAGHLTTYDVLWAETIVFTSQTLGALSGLEKFDVSDDDFVRESASSAKAEKVEEAAADAPVSPADEVDDEGGEG from the coding sequence ATGGCGGATCTCAAAGCCCCTCTCTTCAACGCAGACGGAGCCAGCATCGGTGAAGTCAGCCTCGACGCCACGGTCTTCGGCCTCGAGCCGAACATTCCCGTGATGCACCAGGTCGTTACCGCCCAGATGGCGGGTGCCCGGTCGGGCACCGCCTCCACTAGAACTCGTGCGGAGGTCCGCGGCGGCGGCAAGAAACCCTGGCGTCAGAAAGGTCTGGGCCGGGCACGGCACGGCTCGATCCGTGCACCTCAGTGGACCGGCGGTGGTGTTGCCTTCGGGCCGAAACCACGCGACTACAGCCAGCGGACGCCCAAGAAGATGAAGAGACTCGCCCTCCGCGGGGCTCTGTCGGCACGCGCCAGTGAATCCGAGGTCAAGGTCATAGACTCCTTCGACTGGACGGTCCCGAAGACCAAGCAGGCCAAGTCGCTTCTCGGTGCCATCGAAGCAGGTCGAAAGATCCTGGTCGTCGTGGGCGCAGGCGACGGGATCGCCGAACGCTCGTTCCGCAACCTGCCCAACGTGATGACCTGCAATGCAGGTCACCTGACGACCTACGACGTCCTGTGGGCGGAGACGATTGTCTTCACCTCGCAGACGCTCGGAGCGTTGTCCGGGTTGGAGAAGTTCGATGTGTCCGACGATGACTTCGTGCGTGAATCTGCCTCTTCGGCTAAAGCTGAAAAGGTTGAGGAAGCTGCGGCGGATGCGCCTGTTTCTCCGGCCGATGAAGTCGATGACGAGGGAGGTGAGGGCTGA
- the rplW gene encoding 50S ribosomal protein L23, translating to MKDPRDIIFEPVVSEKSYDLIEKTNTYTFVVDRRANKTEIKEAIKSIFEVKVVSVNTMNKFGKVKRTGWVLGKRPDSKRAMVKLAAGESIDIFGV from the coding sequence ATGAAGGACCCTCGTGACATCATCTTCGAACCGGTTGTCTCGGAGAAGTCTTACGACCTCATCGAGAAGACGAACACCTACACGTTCGTCGTAGATCGCCGTGCCAACAAGACGGAGATCAAAGAGGCCATCAAATCGATCTTCGAGGTGAAGGTCGTTTCGGTCAACACGATGAACAAGTTCGGAAAAGTAAAGCGGACCGGATGGGTCCTGGGTAAGCGCCCCGATTCAAAGCGGGCAATGGTCAAGCTCGCTGCGGGCGAATCGATCGACATCTTCGGGGTATAG
- the rplC gene encoding 50S ribosomal protein L3, which yields MKAILGEKLGMTQVFDDEARAIPVTVIKAGPCRIVQIKTPETDGYSAIQLSYREVPAHKLSKPEAGHFGKAGVAPARHLVEVRVDDVAVFQIGQEITIADVLEKGGKADVSGVSKGKGFQGVMKRHNFSGQGASHGVHKVHRAPGSIGACATPARVFKGQKMAGRMGGDRTTMLNLEVVEVDRERGLVLLGGSVPGPKGSMVLVREAVKN from the coding sequence GTGAAAGCAATCCTCGGCGAAAAGCTGGGTATGACCCAGGTCTTCGATGATGAGGCGCGGGCGATTCCCGTGACCGTCATCAAGGCGGGGCCGTGCCGAATCGTTCAAATCAAGACACCGGAAACCGACGGATACTCGGCGATCCAGTTGTCGTACCGCGAGGTACCTGCTCACAAGCTCTCAAAGCCTGAGGCGGGCCACTTCGGCAAAGCCGGCGTAGCGCCCGCCCGTCACCTCGTAGAGGTGCGGGTTGACGACGTCGCCGTATTCCAGATAGGCCAGGAGATCACCATCGCCGACGTGCTCGAGAAGGGCGGCAAGGCAGATGTGTCCGGAGTCTCCAAGGGCAAGGGATTCCAGGGTGTGATGAAGCGTCACAACTTCTCCGGCCAGGGAGCGAGCCACGGTGTCCACAAGGTGCACCGTGCGCCGGGTTCCATCGGCGCCTGCGCAACTCCCGCCCGTGTGTTCAAAGGGCAGAAGATGGCCGGCAGGATGGGCGGTGACCGTACGACCATGCTCAACCTCGAAGTCGTCGAGGTCGATCGGGAGCGCGGTCTCGTCCTTCTCGGCGGATCTGTCCCCGGGCCCAAAGGTTCGATGGTGCTCGTACGAGAGGCGGTGAAGAACTGA